A window from Rhizosphaericola mali encodes these proteins:
- a CDS encoding pyridoxal phosphate-dependent aminotransferase: MTTETQLDRRRWIKNSALLTGGLAFGTSFFTSLKKASAAEIKETLSQSFLTDNLIAMETTPPEIKARLSANENPFGPSASAKEAIQKSIDKSYQYAFYEGREMSKKIADFEGLSSDNLLLSAGSSPILQAGAILYGKGTIVSSKPTYEDLLSTAESMGTKVLRLPLTSDYKFDLDAIEKAVDSNTSLVYICNPNNPTATIVDSNKLREFCKRVSKKTMIFVDEAYIDLVENPAETTMIPLIKEGYNIIITRTFSKLYGMAGMRFGYMIGQPATIKKFEQITPGSMSVANATWAAALVSYQDKPFMKMSYDGIQTSKKYLYDALKKEGYEYVPSDTNFLVFPVKEDSKKFVMNMMKYGVSVRSWEFNDKQWCRVSIGTLEEMKTFALALAKVS; this comes from the coding sequence ATGACTACAGAAACTCAATTAGATAGAAGGCGTTGGATTAAAAATAGCGCACTATTGACGGGTGGTTTGGCTTTTGGTACTAGCTTTTTTACTTCTTTGAAAAAAGCGTCAGCTGCAGAGATTAAGGAAACTTTGAGCCAAAGTTTTTTGACTGACAACCTTATCGCCATGGAGACTACTCCTCCAGAAATTAAGGCAAGGCTTAGTGCCAATGAAAATCCTTTCGGGCCTTCTGCTAGTGCAAAAGAAGCAATTCAAAAATCCATTGATAAAAGTTATCAATATGCTTTTTATGAGGGAAGAGAAATGTCGAAAAAAATTGCAGATTTTGAGGGTCTGAGTTCCGATAATTTGTTGTTGAGTGCAGGTTCTTCTCCGATATTACAAGCCGGAGCCATTCTATATGGAAAAGGAACGATTGTATCTTCTAAACCTACTTATGAAGATTTGTTGAGTACTGCCGAAAGTATGGGAACTAAAGTCTTAAGATTGCCTTTGACTTCTGATTATAAGTTTGATTTGGATGCAATTGAGAAAGCTGTTGATAGCAATACCTCTTTAGTTTATATATGTAACCCTAATAATCCCACAGCAACGATAGTTGACTCCAATAAATTACGCGAATTTTGTAAACGAGTTTCTAAAAAAACAATGATTTTCGTAGATGAAGCATATATAGATTTAGTGGAAAATCCTGCAGAGACTACCATGATTCCCTTAATTAAGGAAGGTTATAATATCATTATTACGCGTACTTTTTCCAAATTGTATGGAATGGCTGGCATGCGTTTCGGCTATATGATCGGTCAGCCTGCAACTATAAAGAAATTTGAACAGATTACGCCAGGCTCTATGAGCGTAGCTAATGCCACTTGGGCTGCCGCTCTTGTGTCTTATCAGGATAAACCATTTATGAAAATGTCCTATGATGGTATACAAACTTCAAAAAAATATTTATACGACGCTTTGAAAAAAGAAGGTTATGAGTATGTTCCATCTGATACCAATTTTCTAGTTTTTCCCGTAAAAGAAGATAGTAAAAAATTTGTAATGAATATGATGAAATATGGTGTCAGTGTGCGTAGCTGGGAATTTAATGATAAACAATGGTGTCGTGTTTCAATTGGGACTTTGGAGGAAATGAAAACATTCGCATTGGCACTTGCAAAGGTTTCTTAA
- a CDS encoding flavin monoamine oxidase family protein, with protein sequence MTTRRDFLTKLGILTGGALPGMLSLGLLKAEAKLHELPPLDTKIPNGSKTVIILGAGLSGIVSAYELGKLGYKCILLEARGRVGGRVFSVRNGASSEEITNGVQTAHFDSGMYFNAGPSRVPHFHQVTLHYCKEFKIPMEVYNNVDEATYYYSEGNGPLSNKKIKKAALHNDMRGYTAELLAKAIDAKALDLPMTKEDGEKYLEYLRAEGALNMDDLYKGSSRRGYTSYPADGDHPGTVGEPFKLDQIISSGLLGSDFYGVAEYVYELQQTMLQMVGGNDALVKAMAKKVEQNIHLNSEVTNIENGDEKVTITYKDKVGTHKISGDFCISTIPLKVLSDISHNFASSYSRAIDKTEYIMAGKIGMQFKRRFWEEDEEIFGGITHTNNDLYQIFYPSNDYLSQKGMLIGYYNFNERAQKVGELSYADREKLAFEKGSLIHPQYATEYEKKSFSVSWHKTKYTLGGWGIYSEKERQTIYQTLLKPDRCTYFAGDNLTYLNGWMAGALESGRSVVNAIHSKVTQKNFELSK encoded by the coding sequence ATGACTACGAGAAGAGATTTTTTGACGAAATTAGGTATTTTAACCGGTGGTGCTTTACCAGGTATGTTATCCTTGGGCTTACTCAAAGCAGAAGCTAAATTACACGAATTGCCTCCTTTGGATACTAAGATTCCCAATGGTAGTAAGACCGTGATTATCCTCGGCGCGGGTCTTTCAGGTATTGTTTCTGCGTATGAGTTAGGTAAATTGGGTTACAAATGTATTTTGTTAGAGGCAAGAGGACGTGTGGGTGGTCGTGTTTTTTCCGTAAGAAATGGTGCCAGTTCAGAGGAAATTACAAATGGTGTTCAAACTGCTCATTTTGACTCAGGTATGTATTTTAATGCAGGACCTTCTAGAGTGCCGCATTTTCACCAAGTGACGTTACACTATTGCAAGGAATTTAAAATTCCAATGGAAGTGTATAATAATGTTGACGAAGCTACCTATTATTATAGTGAAGGAAATGGTCCGCTTTCCAATAAAAAAATTAAGAAAGCAGCTTTGCACAATGATATGCGCGGATACACGGCAGAATTGTTGGCTAAAGCAATAGATGCTAAAGCGCTAGATCTTCCAATGACAAAGGAGGATGGAGAGAAATATTTGGAATATTTACGTGCCGAAGGTGCACTAAATATGGATGATTTATACAAAGGCTCTTCGCGACGTGGTTATACGAGTTATCCTGCCGATGGCGATCATCCTGGGACTGTGGGTGAACCTTTTAAATTAGATCAAATTATTTCCTCAGGATTATTGGGGAGTGATTTTTATGGTGTAGCCGAATATGTATATGAATTGCAACAAACAATGCTGCAAATGGTTGGGGGAAATGACGCTTTAGTAAAAGCTATGGCGAAAAAAGTCGAGCAAAATATTCATTTGAATAGTGAAGTGACTAATATCGAAAATGGCGATGAAAAAGTGACTATAACATACAAAGATAAAGTGGGTACTCACAAGATCTCAGGTGACTTTTGTATCAGTACGATTCCATTGAAAGTGTTGAGTGATATTTCTCATAATTTTGCATCAAGTTATAGTCGAGCGATTGATAAAACTGAATACATCATGGCGGGAAAAATTGGTATGCAATTTAAACGCCGATTTTGGGAAGAGGATGAAGAAATTTTTGGAGGAATTACACATACAAATAATGACTTGTATCAGATTTTTTATCCTTCAAATGATTATTTGAGTCAAAAAGGAATGTTGATTGGCTACTATAATTTTAATGAGAGAGCGCAAAAAGTGGGAGAGTTGTCCTATGCAGATAGAGAAAAATTAGCATTTGAAAAAGGTAGTTTAATTCATCCTCAATATGCGACAGAATACGAGAAAAAAAGTTTCTCTGTGAGTTGGCATAAAACGAAATATACTTTAGGTGGTTGGGGTATTTATTCTGAAAAAGAAAGACAAACTATCTATCAAACCTTACTTAAGCCTGATCGTTGTACCTATTTCGCTGGAGATAATCTCACTTATCTAAATGGCTGGATGGCAGGTGCGTTAGAGTCTGGTAGGAGTGTGGTGAATGCGATCCATAGTAAAGTAACTCAGAAAAATTTTGAATTAAGTAAATAA
- a CDS encoding M28 family metallopeptidase: MKKILFTIFTIIVHTLALAQHQDDYQFSSKEEICYRKDISMLASDSFKGRKPFTEGELLTTSYLASRFKSIGLIPCNKKSYFQKVPMVELSGSFQSNGMIVKGKEQSLFLQNLTDIVGGTRRVEKEVKINNASIVFAGFGIDAPEYGWNDYKGIDVKGKIVIVMINDPGYYDNSLFRGKDMTYYGRWTYKFEEAARKGALGVLIVHETKPAAYDWSVVRSSWSKSKLYLNSSENNKRCAIEGWISESTAKKLFAMSGINWGTFEQAHTKSSTAISFPLVLNGTLNNKIKKSISTNVIGVLPGTIKKDEYIIYTGHWDHFGVGEAIDGDSIYNGAADNASGTAGLLTLAEKFKSAGMNERTVIFLSVTGEEAGLLGSEYYCTHPIFPLKKTVVDINMDVLQPFGKMKDIFVIGKGMSDVDKYADSAAIYFHRDVKAVPDPSNGWYYRSDHFSFAKVGVPTLYTEGGINSLQYGEVWGMKKNEDYVKYNYHKPSDNYSADWDISGTMDDLSFIYYVGKKLANTNVFPRWNEGIMFKRVREK; this comes from the coding sequence ATGAAAAAAATCCTCTTCACTATATTTACAATTATAGTACATACTCTCGCGTTGGCACAGCATCAAGATGATTATCAATTTTCGAGTAAGGAAGAAATCTGTTATCGAAAAGATATAAGTATGTTAGCTTCTGATTCTTTTAAAGGTAGAAAGCCTTTTACAGAGGGGGAGCTATTGACTACCAGTTATCTAGCCTCAAGATTTAAATCTATTGGGTTAATTCCATGCAATAAAAAAAGCTATTTTCAAAAAGTTCCAATGGTTGAACTGTCTGGTTCATTTCAATCCAATGGTATGATTGTTAAAGGAAAAGAGCAGAGTTTATTTTTACAAAATCTTACAGATATCGTAGGTGGTACACGACGAGTTGAAAAAGAAGTTAAAATAAATAATGCATCAATTGTATTTGCTGGCTTTGGTATAGACGCTCCCGAGTATGGTTGGAATGATTATAAAGGAATAGATGTAAAAGGGAAAATTGTAATTGTGATGATTAATGATCCTGGATACTATGATAATTCCCTTTTTCGAGGAAAAGATATGACCTATTATGGACGATGGACTTATAAATTTGAAGAGGCTGCAAGAAAAGGCGCATTGGGTGTACTAATTGTGCATGAAACAAAACCAGCAGCCTATGATTGGAGCGTAGTAAGATCTAGTTGGTCTAAATCTAAATTATATCTTAATAGTTCTGAAAATAATAAAAGATGCGCAATTGAAGGTTGGATTTCAGAATCGACAGCAAAGAAGCTTTTTGCTATGTCTGGAATAAATTGGGGTACTTTCGAACAAGCTCATACTAAAAGTAGCACGGCTATTTCTTTTCCATTGGTGTTAAATGGTACGCTGAATAATAAAATTAAAAAATCGATATCCACAAACGTTATTGGTGTTTTGCCTGGAACGATCAAAAAGGATGAATATATTATTTATACGGGGCATTGGGATCATTTTGGCGTAGGGGAAGCTATTGACGGAGATAGTATTTATAATGGAGCTGCAGACAATGCATCTGGTACTGCTGGTTTGCTAACACTAGCAGAAAAATTTAAGTCTGCAGGTATGAATGAAAGAACCGTTATATTTCTTTCCGTTACGGGTGAGGAAGCCGGACTATTGGGCTCAGAATATTATTGTACACATCCAATATTTCCGTTGAAAAAAACAGTTGTTGATATTAATATGGATGTTTTACAACCTTTTGGTAAAATGAAAGACATTTTTGTAATAGGAAAAGGAATGTCTGACGTGGATAAATATGCAGATAGTGCAGCAATATATTTTCATAGGGATGTAAAAGCTGTTCCTGATCCAAGTAATGGGTGGTACTATCGTTCCGATCATTTTAGTTTTGCCAAAGTGGGAGTACCTACGTTATACACAGAAGGAGGCATTAATTCCCTTCAATATGGAGAAGTATGGGGAATGAAGAAGAACGAAGACTATGTAAAATACAATTATCATAAACCTTCAGATAATTATAGTGCAGATTGGGATATAAGTGGTACGATGGATGATTTGTCGTTTATATATTATGTAGGTAAAAAACTAGCAAACACGAATGTATTTCCTCGATGGAATGAGGGGATAATGTTTAAAAGAGTAAGAGAAAAATAA
- a CDS encoding RNA recognition motif domain-containing protein, whose amino-acid sequence MNIYVGNLSWAITSDDLFNLFSPYGEVASAKVVTDKFNNNRSKGFGFVEMSDDEAARNAISNLNETEISGRKIIVNESTPKPEGEFRKKSYGNGGGGYKGGNSNGGGYRGGRQGGGY is encoded by the coding sequence ATGAACATTTACGTAGGAAACCTAAGCTGGGCGATTACTAGTGATGATTTATTCAATCTTTTTTCTCCATATGGAGAAGTAGCTTCTGCTAAAGTTGTTACCGATAAATTTAACAACAACAGAAGTAAGGGATTTGGATTTGTTGAAATGTCTGATGACGAAGCAGCAAGAAATGCAATCAGTAACTTAAATGAAACTGAGATTAGTGGTAGAAAAATTATTGTAAACGAATCAACACCAAAACCAGAAGGTGAATTTAGAAAAAAATCTTATGGTAATGGCGGTGGTGGCTATAAAGGTGGTAACTCCAATGGTGGTGGATATCGCGGTGGTCGTCAAGGAGGTGGTTACTAG
- a CDS encoding beta-N-acetylhexosaminidase, whose translation MKKLLLALSFLLAVEGMQAQTQVNIIPKPNQLTVNAGNFTFSKELKIYVGKGGEKTADYLKKYLADYLDVTTITTNKKDAQVLLEVGSGKGVKGAYSLNVTPKNVVIKADNEEGVFYGMQSLLQLLPTTKETSISIPDVAIIDAPRFQYRGLMLDCGRHFMPADFVKQYIDFIALHKMNTFHWHLTEDQGWRIEIKKYPKLTEVGAWRNGTIIGHHPGTGNDETKEGGFYTQEQVKDIVKYAADRYITVIPEIEMPGHSSAAIAAYPELSCFPEQPTEVLPGVTWFGPRDKKEVQQSWGVYPDIYVPSENTFTFLENVLSEVLPLFPSRYVHIGGDEAPKDYWKKSAFCQQLIKEKGLKDEEGLQSYFVERIVKFLNSKGKSVIGWDEILEGGIAPNATIMSWRGEKGGIAAAKLHHNVIMTPGEYVYLDHAQLKHEDSLTIGGYLPYQNVYKYDPIPKELAKDEYKYVLGAQGNVWTEYMAGPTKVEYMVFPRLAALSETLWTEKKNKDLPDFNGRLKSELERYTLWNINYCKNFNEN comes from the coding sequence ATGAAAAAATTGTTACTGGCTCTGTCTTTCTTACTTGCAGTAGAAGGAATGCAGGCGCAAACTCAAGTAAACATTATTCCCAAACCAAATCAATTAACGGTTAATGCAGGTAATTTTACATTTTCCAAAGAATTAAAAATTTATGTAGGAAAAGGTGGAGAAAAAACTGCAGATTATTTGAAAAAATATTTAGCAGATTATTTGGATGTCACTACTATTACTACAAATAAAAAAGATGCGCAAGTCTTACTGGAAGTGGGCTCTGGTAAAGGCGTAAAAGGTGCATATTCTTTAAATGTAACACCTAAAAATGTTGTAATAAAAGCGGATAATGAAGAAGGTGTATTTTATGGGATGCAATCATTATTACAGCTTTTACCTACAACAAAAGAAACTTCTATCTCTATTCCCGATGTAGCCATTATAGATGCACCAAGATTTCAGTATCGTGGCTTGATGTTAGACTGTGGTAGACATTTTATGCCAGCTGATTTTGTAAAACAATATATTGATTTTATTGCTTTACATAAGATGAATACGTTTCATTGGCATTTGACAGAAGATCAGGGATGGCGTATCGAAATAAAAAAATATCCAAAATTAACAGAGGTTGGAGCATGGAGAAACGGAACAATTATAGGACATCATCCTGGGACGGGCAATGATGAAACTAAAGAAGGTGGTTTTTATACGCAAGAACAAGTGAAAGATATCGTGAAATATGCGGCAGATCGTTATATTACCGTTATTCCAGAGATTGAAATGCCTGGGCACTCCTCTGCAGCAATTGCAGCATACCCTGAATTAAGCTGTTTCCCAGAACAACCTACCGAAGTTTTACCTGGAGTGACTTGGTTCGGACCACGAGATAAGAAAGAAGTGCAACAATCTTGGGGTGTTTATCCTGATATATATGTACCTTCTGAGAATACATTTACTTTTTTGGAAAATGTGTTGAGTGAGGTTCTGCCATTGTTTCCATCAAGATATGTACATATTGGTGGAGATGAAGCACCAAAAGATTACTGGAAAAAATCTGCATTTTGTCAACAATTAATTAAGGAAAAAGGATTGAAAGACGAGGAAGGTTTGCAAAGCTATTTTGTTGAACGAATTGTGAAGTTTTTAAATAGTAAAGGCAAAAGCGTTATTGGTTGGGATGAAATTCTTGAAGGTGGTATTGCTCCGAATGCGACGATTATGAGTTGGAGGGGGGAAAAAGGCGGTATCGCAGCCGCTAAATTACATCATAATGTAATTATGACTCCTGGGGAGTATGTATACCTAGATCACGCACAATTAAAACACGAAGATTCTTTGACTATAGGTGGTTATTTGCCTTACCAAAATGTCTACAAATATGATCCGATTCCTAAAGAATTAGCCAAAGATGAGTATAAATATGTGCTCGGGGCGCAAGGTAACGTATGGACGGAATACATGGCTGGGCCTACTAAGGTGGAGTATATGGTATTCCCGAGATTAGCTGCATTGTCAGAGACTTTATGGACAGAGAAAAAGAATAAAGATTTGCCTGACTTTAATGGTCGTCTTAAAAGTGAATTAGAGAGGTACACATTATGGAACATTAATTACTGTAAAAATTTCAATGAAAATTGA
- a CDS encoding CocE/NonD family hydrolase: MKKIVSLFSGIVLFATVHAQTIDSAWFRNNYEKKEISIPMRDGVKLFTAVYVPKDNKEKHPFLMTRTPYSCAPYGNEYRAFYANHYKEYLKEGYIMVLQDVRGRWMSEGEFVDVRPYIADKKTKKDIDESSDTYDTVDWLIKNIKNNNGKVGVFGISYPGFYSTMASLSKHPAVVAVSPQAPVTDWFVGDDFHHNGAFMAMDAFSFYSSFGKPRPVPTTKGTPGFDFPTQDKYGFFLTEGALPNLTKLMGDSIKFWNDLMNHPNYDKWWKERNVRNFAENVLPTTNTMVVGGLFDAEDCFGAWSTYRAIESKAKNNNKIVMGPWFHGQWAGRGSDGSNLGNVQFGSATSDYYAKNIEIPFFDYYLLGKGNIDSINEANIFFTGENQWHHFAKWPPAEEKETPIYLHENNSLSFSTPTDSEKEATSYISDPFKPVPYTDGVKAYRTREYMTDDQRFASWRPDVLSFQTEILDKDITLAGPLTADLQVSISTTDADFVVKLIDVFPDDFSYSDKDAYVMNGYEMLVRGDVFRGRFRKSLENPVPFAPGKVEEVKYTMPDIAHTFKKGHRIMVQIQSTWFPLVDRNPQKFVDIYHAKDSDFQKAEISIHHSSNAASKILLPIIEK; encoded by the coding sequence ATGAAAAAAATTGTGTCGCTTTTTTCCGGCATTGTTTTGTTTGCCACTGTGCATGCACAAACAATTGACTCCGCGTGGTTTAGAAATAATTATGAAAAAAAGGAAATTTCTATCCCAATGAGAGATGGCGTGAAATTATTTACCGCTGTATATGTTCCTAAAGATAATAAGGAAAAACATCCGTTTTTAATGACACGCACGCCCTATTCTTGTGCTCCATACGGAAATGAATATCGCGCCTTTTATGCAAATCATTATAAGGAATATTTGAAAGAAGGCTATATCATGGTCTTGCAAGATGTACGTGGTCGATGGATGAGTGAAGGAGAATTTGTGGATGTGCGACCTTATATTGCGGATAAGAAAACGAAAAAAGATATTGATGAGTCTTCCGATACCTATGATACTGTAGATTGGTTGATAAAGAATATTAAAAATAATAATGGAAAAGTCGGTGTATTTGGTATTTCCTATCCAGGTTTTTATTCCACAATGGCGTCTTTATCCAAACATCCAGCAGTGGTTGCAGTAAGTCCGCAGGCGCCGGTTACAGATTGGTTTGTAGGAGATGATTTTCATCATAATGGCGCATTTATGGCGATGGACGCCTTTTCATTTTATTCAAGTTTTGGTAAACCAAGACCTGTGCCGACTACGAAAGGAACCCCTGGTTTTGATTTTCCTACGCAGGATAAATATGGTTTCTTTTTAACAGAAGGAGCTTTACCTAATTTGACAAAATTAATGGGCGACAGTATTAAATTTTGGAATGATTTAATGAATCATCCTAATTATGATAAATGGTGGAAGGAACGCAATGTGCGCAATTTCGCAGAGAATGTGTTGCCGACAACTAATACGATGGTCGTTGGTGGCTTGTTCGATGCGGAAGATTGTTTTGGAGCATGGAGTACATATCGTGCGATAGAATCAAAAGCAAAAAACAACAATAAAATAGTTATGGGACCTTGGTTTCACGGACAATGGGCTGGTCGTGGTAGCGATGGTTCTAATTTGGGAAATGTACAATTTGGTAGTGCTACAAGCGATTACTATGCAAAAAATATAGAAATCCCATTTTTCGATTATTATTTATTAGGTAAAGGAAATATTGATAGTATTAATGAAGCAAATATTTTCTTTACAGGTGAAAATCAATGGCATCATTTTGCAAAATGGCCTCCTGCAGAAGAAAAAGAAACGCCTATTTATTTACATGAAAATAATAGTTTGAGCTTTTCAACTCCAACGGATTCAGAAAAAGAAGCTACGAGCTATATCAGTGATCCATTCAAACCAGTGCCTTATACAGACGGCGTAAAAGCATATCGTACGAGAGAATATATGACCGACGATCAACGATTTGCCTCTTGGAGACCAGATGTATTAAGTTTTCAAACGGAAATATTGGATAAAGATATTACATTGGCCGGTCCGCTAACAGCAGACTTGCAGGTAAGTATTAGCACAACAGACGCTGATTTTGTAGTGAAGTTGATTGATGTATTTCCAGATGATTTTAGTTATTCCGATAAGGATGCGTATGTTATGAATGGCTATGAAATGTTGGTACGTGGAGATGTATTCCGAGGAAGATTTAGGAAAAGTTTGGAAAATCCAGTGCCATTTGCACCAGGAAAAGTAGAAGAGGTAAAATATACCATGCCCGATATTGCACATACATTCAAAAAAGGACATCGTATCATGGTGCAGATTCAAAGTACATGGTTCCCTCTTGTGGATAGAAATCCTCAAAAATTTGTAGATATCTATCATGCAAAAGACAGCGATTTTCAAAAAGCAGAAATTAGTATTCATCATAGTTCTAATGCTGCTAGCAAAATATTACTTCCAATTATTGAAAAATAA
- a CDS encoding YggS family pyridoxal phosphate-dependent enzyme, protein MENKEIILQNLQHIYTRIAETCLKAGRNKEDVRLLLATKTQDADTIKIALDAGEKLIGENKVQEYTEKWEELKDYNIERHFIGHLQTNKIKEIIKYVTCIESVDRIDLAQKLSAKLVSENKTMEIYIEVNTSEEDSKSGVSPENAIALIQQIKALPNIQITGLMTIGKPSENPEGTRFCFQILRKLKEEAQAQNLLPQNCALSMGMSHDLEVAIEEGSTIVRVGSAIFGNRNYAK, encoded by the coding sequence ATGGAAAATAAAGAAATCATCCTTCAAAATCTTCAACATATATATACACGAATAGCTGAGACTTGTTTAAAAGCCGGCAGGAATAAAGAAGATGTTCGTTTGCTATTGGCGACTAAAACGCAAGATGCAGATACGATCAAAATTGCATTGGATGCTGGAGAAAAATTAATTGGGGAAAATAAAGTACAAGAATATACTGAGAAATGGGAGGAACTAAAAGACTATAATATTGAACGACACTTTATAGGACACTTACAAACCAATAAAATCAAGGAAATTATCAAATATGTTACTTGTATTGAATCTGTCGATCGTATTGATCTTGCACAAAAATTAAGCGCAAAATTGGTAAGTGAAAATAAAACAATGGAAATATACATTGAAGTAAATACTTCAGAAGAAGATAGCAAATCGGGCGTCTCACCAGAAAATGCAATTGCATTGATTCAACAGATTAAAGCACTTCCAAATATCCAAATCACAGGATTAATGACGATCGGTAAACCATCAGAAAATCCAGAAGGTACTAGATTTTGTTTTCAAATTTTAAGAAAATTAAAAGAGGAAGCCCAAGCCCAAAATTTGCTACCTCAGAATTGTGCACTTTCCATGGGTATGAGCCATGATTTGGAAGTCGCCATTGAAGAAGGAAGTACCATTGTAAGAGTCGGCTCCGCTATATTTGGAAATAGAAATTACGCTAAATAA
- a CDS encoding SGNH/GDSL hydrolase family protein, which produces MVRKWLFVATITLVGKLNAQTEKDWAQFNKYEKSNDLVKILPQRERNVVFMGNSITEGWYRFDSSFFIENKYIDRGISGQTTSQMLVRFRKDVIDLHPSYVVILSGTNDIAQNQGFISLENILGNIVSMCELAEAHKIKPIICSVLPAYDYPWRKGLSPNEKIPALNKMLEAYAKEKKFTYVNYFPKMADDKNGMQTKLTYDGVHPNKEGYIIMEKVLLPILKKLR; this is translated from the coding sequence ATGGTAAGAAAATGGTTGTTTGTTGCTACGATCACTTTGGTTGGAAAATTGAATGCACAGACGGAAAAAGATTGGGCGCAATTTAATAAATATGAAAAGTCGAATGATCTAGTTAAAATATTACCTCAAAGGGAGCGCAATGTTGTGTTTATGGGTAATTCTATTACGGAAGGCTGGTATAGATTTGACAGTTCATTTTTTATAGAAAATAAATATATAGATCGTGGTATCAGTGGTCAGACAACCTCGCAGATGTTGGTTCGTTTCCGAAAAGATGTAATTGATTTACACCCCTCTTATGTTGTGATACTATCTGGAACGAATGATATTGCGCAAAATCAAGGATTTATTTCTTTGGAAAATATTTTAGGAAATATTGTTTCTATGTGTGAATTAGCAGAAGCACATAAAATTAAACCTATCATTTGCTCTGTTTTGCCAGCTTATGATTATCCATGGCGAAAGGGATTGTCTCCCAATGAAAAAATTCCCGCATTGAATAAAATGTTGGAAGCGTATGCAAAAGAAAAGAAGTTTACTTATGTAAATTATTTTCCCAAAATGGCAGATGATAAAAACGGAATGCAAACCAAATTGACCTATGATGGCGTACATCCCAATAAAGAAGGATATATAATTATGGAAAAAGTATTGCTGCCCATCTTAAAGAAATTACGCTAA
- a CDS encoding acyl-CoA thioesterase, which yields MFEATTQIRVRYAETDKMGIVYYGNYPTYFEVGRVEAIRGLGYSYKQMEEDGIMMPVVDMKIKYLRPAMYDDLLTIKTQVRQAPSHRIVFHSEILNAEGKILTKSEITLFFVSSKTFERVSTPKVLLDKMVEFFD from the coding sequence ATGTTTGAAGCGACAACTCAGATACGTGTACGATATGCCGAGACGGATAAAATGGGTATTGTTTATTATGGAAATTATCCAACTTATTTTGAAGTGGGTAGGGTAGAGGCAATACGTGGTTTGGGGTACAGTTATAAGCAAATGGAGGAAGATGGTATTATGATGCCCGTCGTTGATATGAAAATCAAATATTTACGTCCTGCTATGTATGATGATTTACTTACGATAAAGACGCAGGTGCGTCAAGCTCCGTCACATCGTATTGTTTTTCATTCGGAAATACTAAACGCTGAAGGTAAAATATTAACTAAGAGTGAGATTACCTTATTTTTTGTCAGTTCCAAAACCTTTGAAAGGGTTAGTACTCCCAAAGTTTTATTAGATAAAATGGTAGAATTCTTTGATTAA